Proteins from one Triticum aestivum cultivar Chinese Spring chromosome 7A, IWGSC CS RefSeq v2.1, whole genome shotgun sequence genomic window:
- the LOC123147383 gene encoding HEAT repeat-containing protein 6: MATSTSGGGGARPWRTALLTLRDESVASPTPPALLALLRRLLLPPSSPSLAASAAALSPHEVGSDVAFLAEKAAAVAPCAGAADALRGVCHLIREVMCKTNTEIDSSGWLAVLTFLHELVKCSVEGACLKAHCDRTSALNTLSDCLQILRFLSKDLGRCGSLTENSHVLRVLILIISCLQAELNMTDKSNGSGISSHISVSTNNKNYNTWDMEISAFSMMEDILCKIASSMSEVLWQSVVEVLRKVMDSVTSRNLIIESSIMSRFYTSFLRCLHFVLSEPKASLSGHVAGFVANLQMFFVYGLRSSLPSAITPKENKTDSQSRSSGRGRYKPPHLRKKDGKTNDSLDDRSSDSESSRYDLGSSDSDLSDTDGYAKNGDRFRSSKARLAAILCIQDICRADPKSLTSLWPLLLPENDVLQQRKYRATLMTCLIFDPITKVRVEAASTIAAMLEGQALVLTQVAEYKESSKLGSFTTLSCSLGQILMQLHTGMMFLVQCETQTTLLAAVFRVLILLISATPYPRMPKELLPTVITAMCGRLLDRNSNKNEHYALLVNVLSCLEAAFAKVPPSSDVFGVLIDHCAGPSLAQQKSSVVVILLHCIEEEMHFSVRCGALQVLRSVVHNYPSCANIIWEKVRDIVLDLLQTESFEDQKCDANFGPPKEELSTKGRCLVAGIKVIDECLRVSSGFKGADDLKECRLLDIQQISDCTVNKSIKSAPHFEIETPGPSQNCSLDITLGTNRWTEVLETHLPRGLSHASAMVRTASLTCFAGMTSDVFFSLPVNKRDYVTSSSVHAALSDAVATVRSAACRAIGIVSCFSQILSSPSLPGEFIKAIDFNTQNSSTPVRITASWALANLCSSIRFRALELQTDPTADLLDKSTISLLVEIALRLTKDGEKVKSNAVRALGYLSRFIRFNHHCDAVDDSRNSVFYGDPVCLQTMVQALMSSVTTGNVKVQWNVCHALSNLFMNDTVRLSEMQWASSVYSILLLLLRDSNNYKIRMHAAVALAVPVTRLDYGSSFPDVVRGLTHVLESLSSNSSSSPSNFKHRDNLEKQLTFTALHLLGFVSPKNDQSLKDFLIKKASFLEDWLKGLCSAFNSAEDQPLASETINDEDGFSPNVSQKVMLSSAVVSLLNVYTSGNQQVIAQRFEQLARSTA; the protein is encoded by the exons ATGGCCACCTCCACCTCCGGGGGAGGCGGGGCACGGCCGTGGCGTACCGCGCTTCTCACCCTCCGCGATGAGTCAGTCGCCTCGCCCACCCCTCCGGCCCTCctcgcgctcctccgccgcctccttctgcccccctcctcgccctccctcgcggcctccgccgccgctcTCTCCCCTCACGAG GTGGGCTCGGATGTGGCGTTCCTCGCGGAGAAGGCCGCGGCGGTGGCCCCCTGTGCTGGCGCCGCCGACGCGCTGCGTGGCGTCTGCCACCTG ATTCGTGAGGTCATGTGCAAGACAAATACGGAGATTGACTCTTCTGGCTGGCTTGCAGTGTTAACGTTTCTTCATGAGCTTGTGAAGTGTTCAGTTGAGGGTGCATGCCTTAAGGCCCACTGTGATAGGACATCTGCACTGAATACACTATCTGATTGTTTGCAAATTCTCAG GTTTTTGAGCAAGGATCTTGGAAGATGTGGTTCATTAACTGAGAATTCACATGTACTCAGAGTTCTTATCTTGATCATATCATGCTTGCAAGCTGAACTGAACATGACAGATAAATCCAATGGTTCTGGCATTTCTTCCCACATTTCTGTATCAACGAATAATAAAAATTATAATACCTGGGATATGGAAATCTCTGCATTTTCGATGATGGAAGATATACTATGCAAGATTGCATCGAGTATGTCGGAAGTTTTATGGCAGTCTGTTGTTGAG GTCTTGAGAAAAGTTATGGACTCTGTGACATCAAGGAACCTTATTATTGAGAGTAGCATTATGTCAAG ATTTTATACTTCCTTTCTTCGTTGTCTGCATTTCGTTCTTTCAGAACCGAAAGCTTCACTTTCAGGACAT GTAGCAGGTTTCGTGgcaaatttgcaaatgtttttTGTGTATGGGCTAAGGTCATCTTTGCCATCTGCAATAACTCCAAAGGAAAACAAAACAGACTCACAATCCAGGAGTTCTGGCCGTGGACGATATAAACCACCTCATTTGCGAAAAAAGGATGGAAAAACAAATGATTCATTGGATGATCGAAGTTCAGATAGTGAATCTTCTCGATATGATTTAGGCTCTTCAGATTCAGATCTGAGCGATACTGATGGATATGCAAAAAATGGAGACCGTTTCAGGAGTTCGAAAGCTAGACTAGCTGCCATCCTTTGTATACAG GATATCTGTCGTGCTGACCCAAAATCACTTACTTCGCTGTGGCCATTACTTTTGCCTGAGAACGACGTTCTCCAACAAAG AAAATATCGAGCTACTCTGATGACATGCTTGATTTTTGACCCTATAACAAAG GTACGTGTTGAGGCAGCATCGACCATTGCTGCCATGCTGGAAGGGCAGGCCTTAGTTTTGACACAAGTTGCAGAGTATAAAGAATCATCGAAACTTGGATCTTTCACTACGTTATCTTGCTCGCTTGGTCAAATTCTGATGCAGCTGCACACAG GTATGATGTTCTTGGTACAGTGTGAAACTCAAACTACATTGCTTGCAGCAGTGTTCAGAGTTCTCATTCTTCTGATATCTGCTACACC GTACCCTCGAATGCCGAAGGAGTTGTTGCCAACTGTCATTACAGCCATGTGCGGTAGATTATTAGACaggaactcaaataaaaatgaacaTTATGCTTTGCTG GTTAATGTTCTAAGTTGCTTGGAGGCAGCATTTGCAAAGGTGCCACCTTCTTCAGATGTCTTTGGAGTTCTCATTGATCACTGTGCAG GGCCATCACTTGCTCAGCAGAAGTCAAGTGTCGTAGTTATTCTTCTTCATTGTATAGAAGAGGAAATGCATTTCAGTGTTAGGTGTGGAGCTCTCCAG GTGTTGAGATCAGTGGTTCATAATTATCCAAGCTGTGCAAACATCATTTGGGAAAAAGTTCGAGATATCGTTCTTGATTTATTGCAAACGGAGAGCTTTGAAGACCAAAAATGTGATGCTAACTTTGGGCCCCCTAAAGAAGAGTTATCTACTAAAGGAAGATGTCTTGTAGCTGGTATTAAG GTAATTGATGAGTGTCTGCGTGTTTCATCTGGATTCAAGGGTGCGGATGATCTCAAAGAGTGTAGATTGCTGGATATTCAGCAAATTTCAGACTGCACTGTAAATAAAAGTATTAAATCTGCGCCTCACTTTGAAATTGAAACCCCTGGACCATCACAAAACTGCTCTTTGGACATTACACTTGGAACCAACCGTTGGACTGAGGTGTTAGAAACTCATCTCCCTCGGGGATTATCACATGCCTCTGCTATG GTCAGGACAGCATCACTCACATGTTTCGCGGGCATGACCTCTGATGTTTTCTTCTCCCTACCAGTAAACAAGAGAGATTATGTGACCTCCTCATCT GTTCATGCAGCATTGAGTGATGCAGTTGCTACAGTGAGGTCGGCTGCATGTCGAGCCATTGGTATTGTTTCATGTTTCTCCCAAATATTGTCGAG TCCTAGCCTACCTGGCGAGTTCATAAAAGCCATTGATTTCAATACACAAAATTCATCAACTCCA GTCCGTATCACTGCCTCATGGGCTTTGGCCAATCTTTGTTCTTCTATTCGTTTCAGAGCATTGGAACTACAAACAGATCCGACTGCAG ATCTACTTGATAAATCAACAATTTCATTGCTGGTTGAAATTGCTTTGCGCCTAACCAAAGATGGCGAAAAA GTAAAGTCAAATGCCGTTAGAGCCCTTGGATATCTGTCAAGGTTTATCAGATTCAATCATCATTGTGATGCAGTCGATGATTCAAG GAATTCAGTTTTCTATGGAGATCCTGTCTGTCTTCAAACAATGGTACAGGCTTTGATGTCTTCTGTGACTACTGGAAATGTAAAG GTTCAGTGGAATGTTTGTCATGCTCTTAGTAACTTATTCATGAATGACACCGTGAGACTTTCAGAGATGCAGTG GGCATCAAGTGTTTATAGCATACTTCTACTATTACTCCGCGACTCAAACAATTATAAAATAAGGATGCATGCGGCTGTTGCTTTAGCAGTGCCAGTCACAAGGCTTG ATTATGGTAGCTCCTTTCCAGATGTTGTCAGAGGCCTCACACATGTTCTTGAGTCATTAAGTTCGAACAGTTCATCATCGCCTTCAAATTTCAAACACCGGGACAACCTTGAGAAACAG CTTACGTTTACTGCTCTGCATTTGCTTGGTTTTGTTTCACCGAAGAATGACCAAAGCCTGAAAGATTTTCTTATCAAG AAGGCATCCTTTCTGGAAGACTGGCTGAAGGGTTTATGCTCAGCATTCAATAGTGCCGAGGACCAGCCTCTGGCAAGCGAGACCATAAATGACGAGGATGGTTTCAGCCCAAATGTGTCACAGAAAGTTATGTTATCTTCTGCTGTAGTGTCCTTGCTCAATGTATATACAAGTGGAAACCAGCAAGTTATTGCTCAGAGATTTGAGCAATTGGCTAGAAGCACCGCGTGA